A single Brassica rapa cultivar Chiifu-401-42 chromosome A04, CAAS_Brap_v3.01, whole genome shotgun sequence DNA region contains:
- the LOC103849237 gene encoding CCR4-NOT transcription complex subunit 10 isoform X2, translated as MDSIPSDAARDGSICDEAIVLSVTCALAKDALSYFQSGKFHECIDILIQLNHKKRNDPKVLHNMAIAEYFKNACSNSKKLLEDLNTVKSEELAKEPLEAVNPGSNVSVSKDLFDSTVTTLNIAVTWFHLHQYAKCLSILDPLFLNIEPLDETIALQICFLMLDSALACHDAVKFLEVFGHLDKSFGVGFGTHEEIGSTMQLSSNQVSKTSSLLSSSAASDALKSDLAAAESGLCEEGLEYDNVLAEIEAEKRMKPVGHIPANNLLKTIGERSILTVDVKLELQLYKVRFLLLTRNVKLAKREVKHAMNIAQKRDSSMALLLKSQLEYAHGNHRKAIKLLLVSGIQKELRTSGIFNNNLGCIYYQLGKYQAASVLFSNALRNCSSLRKDNPVKLFSLSQDKSLLITYNCGVLYLACGKPLLAAQCFQKASLVFCRQPLLWLRIAECCILALQKGLLEGGNTSSDRSEIRVHVIGKGKWRQLMMEENGFVELGGSAQWPKLSLPLARVCLSNSMYLLNVSLMNDSKSDLESPLSVMINDTKEASWSDHGDANTNSELKEAKGGMNQDIIQNSLSAYKDIRRRENHLLKQALLANMAYVELELENPIKALSAANSLLQLPDSSKIYVFLGHIYAAEALCLLNRPGEAGAHLSAYLLGQEDFKLPFAQEDFDPWRMNMSSDCEETSDCSTGNARDSLKPEEARGALFANLAALFATQGHYDQAKPFIQHALTVLPNNVQATITAVYIDLMVGRSQDAVARLKQCTRVSFVPGRLEVRAS; from the exons ATGGATTCGATACCATCGGACGCCGCTAGAGATGGGTCAATCTGCGACGAAGCCATCGTTCTATCTGTAACTTGTGCACTCGCTAAAGACGCTCTCTCCTATTTCCAATCTGGCAAATTCCACGAGTGTATCGACATTCTGATTCAGCTCAACCACAAGAAACGGAACGATCCCAAG GTTCTTCACAATATGGCAATTGCAGAGTACTTCAAAAATGCTTGCTCGAATTCCAAGAAACTACTCGAAGATCTTAACACTGTCAAG AGTGAAGAACTTGCAAAAGAACCACTGGAAGCTGTAAACCCTGGATCTAACGTCTCTGTGTCAAAGGATCTGTTTGATAGTACTGTCACAACTCTCAACATT GCAGTTACCTGGTTTCATCTGCATCAGTATGCTAAATGTTTATCCATTCTAGATCCTCTGTTTCTAAATATTGAGCCGCTAGACGAG ACTATTGCACTTCAAATCTGCTTCTTGATGCTGGATAGTGCGCTGGCTTGTCATGATGCTGTGaaatttttg GAGGTGTTTGGCCATCTGGACAAATCTTTTGGTGTTGGTTTTGGAACTCATGAGGAAATTGGAAGCACAATGCAACTTTCTTCAAATCAGGTGTCAAAAACATCTTCTCTCCTGAGCAGCTCGGCGGCCTCAGATGCTTTGAAGTCTGATTTAGCAGCTGCTGAAAGTGGTTTGTGTGAGGAAGGTCTAGAGTATGACAATGTTCTAGCGGAAATTGAGGCCGAGAAACGAATGAAGCCAGTTGGCCATATTCCAGCAAACAATCTTCTCAAGACAATAGGAGAAAGGTCCATCTTGACTGTTGATGTGAAGCTTGAGTTGCAGCTTTACAAAGTCCGGTTCTTACTTCTTACGAGAAACGTAAAACTGGCTAAGCGTGAAGTTAAACATGCGATGAACATTGCTCAAAAAAGGGACTCCTCTATGGCTCTCCTCTTGAAATCTCAGCTTGAGTATGCTCATGGGAATCATCGAAAGGCTATAAAGCTCTTGTTGGTCTCCGGTATTCAAAAAGAATTGAGGACTTCAGGAATCTTCAACAACAACCTTGGTTGCATATACTATCAGCTTGGAAAGTATCAAGCCGCCTCTGTGTTATTTTCGAATGCTCTAAGGAATTGTTCATCACTAAGAAAGGATAATCCCGTGAAGTTGTTTTCTCTCTCACAGGATAAGTCTCTGTTGATCACTTACAACTGCGGTGTGCTTTATTTAGCTTGTGGAAAGCCTCTACTTGCTGCTCAATGCTTCCAGAAGGCAAGCCTAGTTTTCTGCAGACAGCCTCTCCTCTGGCTCCGTATAGCTGAATGCTGTATACTGGCTTTACAAAAGGGTCTTTTGGAAGGGGGAAACACTTCTTCGGATAGATCGGAAATCAGAGTCCATGTGATTGGGaaagggaaatggagacaacttATGATGGAAGAGAATGGATTCGTGGAACTTGGTGGCAGTGCCCAATGGCCAAAGCTTTCACTGCCACTAGCACGGGTGTGTCTCTCTAATAGCATGTATTTGCTCAATGTGTCTCTCATGAATGACTCTAAATCAGATCTTGAGTCACCACTATCCGTGATGATAAATGACACCAAGGAGGCATCATGGTCTGACCATGGCGATGCTAATACCAACTCAGAATTGAAGGAGGCAAAAGGAGGAATGAACCAGGACATAATTCAAAACTCCCTCTCCGCTTACAAGGATATCCGTAGAAGAGAGAATCATTTGCTCAAACAAGCTCTTCTTGCCAATATGGCTTACGTTGAATTGGAGTTGGAGAATCCTATCAAAGCCTTGTCAGCTGCTAATTCACTCCTGCAACTTCCAGATTCTTCAAAGATATATGTTTTCTTAGGCCATATTTACGCAGCGGAGGCTCTCTGCTTGCTCAACAGACCCGGTGAAGCTGGTGCGCATTTATCTGCCTATCTACTCGGACAGGAAGATTTTAAACTGCCATTTGCGCAAGAAGACTTTGACCCGTGGCGGATGAACATGAGTTCCGACTGTGAGGAGACATCGGATTGTTCCACAGGAAATGCCCGGGATTCACTCAAGCCAGAAGAAGCTCGTGGAGCACTTTTTGCAAACCTTGCCGCCCTCTTTGCAACACAAGGGCATTATGACCAGGCCAAACCTTTCATTCAACACGCTTTAACTGTCCTACCGAACAATGTACAAGCTACGATTACAGCGGTCTACATCGATCTCATGGTGGGTAGGTCACAAGATGCCGTTGCTCGGTTAAAACAGTGTACCCGTGTGAGCTTTGTCCCTGGCAGATTGGAAGTGAGAGCCTCGTAA
- the LOC103849237 gene encoding CCR4-NOT transcription complex subunit 10 isoform X1: protein MDSIPSDAARDGSICDEAIVLSVTCALAKDALSYFQSGKFHECIDILIQLNHKKRNDPKVLHNMAIAEYFKNACSNSKKLLEDLNTVKKQSEELAKEPLEAVNPGSNVSVSKDLFDSTVTTLNIAVTWFHLHQYAKCLSILDPLFLNIEPLDETIALQICFLMLDSALACHDAVKFLEVFGHLDKSFGVGFGTHEEIGSTMQLSSNQVSKTSSLLSSSAASDALKSDLAAAESGLCEEGLEYDNVLAEIEAEKRMKPVGHIPANNLLKTIGERSILTVDVKLELQLYKVRFLLLTRNVKLAKREVKHAMNIAQKRDSSMALLLKSQLEYAHGNHRKAIKLLLVSGIQKELRTSGIFNNNLGCIYYQLGKYQAASVLFSNALRNCSSLRKDNPVKLFSLSQDKSLLITYNCGVLYLACGKPLLAAQCFQKASLVFCRQPLLWLRIAECCILALQKGLLEGGNTSSDRSEIRVHVIGKGKWRQLMMEENGFVELGGSAQWPKLSLPLARVCLSNSMYLLNVSLMNDSKSDLESPLSVMINDTKEASWSDHGDANTNSELKEAKGGMNQDIIQNSLSAYKDIRRRENHLLKQALLANMAYVELELENPIKALSAANSLLQLPDSSKIYVFLGHIYAAEALCLLNRPGEAGAHLSAYLLGQEDFKLPFAQEDFDPWRMNMSSDCEETSDCSTGNARDSLKPEEARGALFANLAALFATQGHYDQAKPFIQHALTVLPNNVQATITAVYIDLMVGRSQDAVARLKQCTRVSFVPGRLEVRAS from the exons ATGGATTCGATACCATCGGACGCCGCTAGAGATGGGTCAATCTGCGACGAAGCCATCGTTCTATCTGTAACTTGTGCACTCGCTAAAGACGCTCTCTCCTATTTCCAATCTGGCAAATTCCACGAGTGTATCGACATTCTGATTCAGCTCAACCACAAGAAACGGAACGATCCCAAG GTTCTTCACAATATGGCAATTGCAGAGTACTTCAAAAATGCTTGCTCGAATTCCAAGAAACTACTCGAAGATCTTAACACTGTCAAG AAACAGAGTGAAGAACTTGCAAAAGAACCACTGGAAGCTGTAAACCCTGGATCTAACGTCTCTGTGTCAAAGGATCTGTTTGATAGTACTGTCACAACTCTCAACATT GCAGTTACCTGGTTTCATCTGCATCAGTATGCTAAATGTTTATCCATTCTAGATCCTCTGTTTCTAAATATTGAGCCGCTAGACGAG ACTATTGCACTTCAAATCTGCTTCTTGATGCTGGATAGTGCGCTGGCTTGTCATGATGCTGTGaaatttttg GAGGTGTTTGGCCATCTGGACAAATCTTTTGGTGTTGGTTTTGGAACTCATGAGGAAATTGGAAGCACAATGCAACTTTCTTCAAATCAGGTGTCAAAAACATCTTCTCTCCTGAGCAGCTCGGCGGCCTCAGATGCTTTGAAGTCTGATTTAGCAGCTGCTGAAAGTGGTTTGTGTGAGGAAGGTCTAGAGTATGACAATGTTCTAGCGGAAATTGAGGCCGAGAAACGAATGAAGCCAGTTGGCCATATTCCAGCAAACAATCTTCTCAAGACAATAGGAGAAAGGTCCATCTTGACTGTTGATGTGAAGCTTGAGTTGCAGCTTTACAAAGTCCGGTTCTTACTTCTTACGAGAAACGTAAAACTGGCTAAGCGTGAAGTTAAACATGCGATGAACATTGCTCAAAAAAGGGACTCCTCTATGGCTCTCCTCTTGAAATCTCAGCTTGAGTATGCTCATGGGAATCATCGAAAGGCTATAAAGCTCTTGTTGGTCTCCGGTATTCAAAAAGAATTGAGGACTTCAGGAATCTTCAACAACAACCTTGGTTGCATATACTATCAGCTTGGAAAGTATCAAGCCGCCTCTGTGTTATTTTCGAATGCTCTAAGGAATTGTTCATCACTAAGAAAGGATAATCCCGTGAAGTTGTTTTCTCTCTCACAGGATAAGTCTCTGTTGATCACTTACAACTGCGGTGTGCTTTATTTAGCTTGTGGAAAGCCTCTACTTGCTGCTCAATGCTTCCAGAAGGCAAGCCTAGTTTTCTGCAGACAGCCTCTCCTCTGGCTCCGTATAGCTGAATGCTGTATACTGGCTTTACAAAAGGGTCTTTTGGAAGGGGGAAACACTTCTTCGGATAGATCGGAAATCAGAGTCCATGTGATTGGGaaagggaaatggagacaacttATGATGGAAGAGAATGGATTCGTGGAACTTGGTGGCAGTGCCCAATGGCCAAAGCTTTCACTGCCACTAGCACGGGTGTGTCTCTCTAATAGCATGTATTTGCTCAATGTGTCTCTCATGAATGACTCTAAATCAGATCTTGAGTCACCACTATCCGTGATGATAAATGACACCAAGGAGGCATCATGGTCTGACCATGGCGATGCTAATACCAACTCAGAATTGAAGGAGGCAAAAGGAGGAATGAACCAGGACATAATTCAAAACTCCCTCTCCGCTTACAAGGATATCCGTAGAAGAGAGAATCATTTGCTCAAACAAGCTCTTCTTGCCAATATGGCTTACGTTGAATTGGAGTTGGAGAATCCTATCAAAGCCTTGTCAGCTGCTAATTCACTCCTGCAACTTCCAGATTCTTCAAAGATATATGTTTTCTTAGGCCATATTTACGCAGCGGAGGCTCTCTGCTTGCTCAACAGACCCGGTGAAGCTGGTGCGCATTTATCTGCCTATCTACTCGGACAGGAAGATTTTAAACTGCCATTTGCGCAAGAAGACTTTGACCCGTGGCGGATGAACATGAGTTCCGACTGTGAGGAGACATCGGATTGTTCCACAGGAAATGCCCGGGATTCACTCAAGCCAGAAGAAGCTCGTGGAGCACTTTTTGCAAACCTTGCCGCCCTCTTTGCAACACAAGGGCATTATGACCAGGCCAAACCTTTCATTCAACACGCTTTAACTGTCCTACCGAACAATGTACAAGCTACGATTACAGCGGTCTACATCGATCTCATGGTGGGTAGGTCACAAGATGCCGTTGCTCGGTTAAAACAGTGTACCCGTGTGAGCTTTGTCCCTGGCAGATTGGAAGTGAGAGCCTCGTAA
- the LOC103849212 gene encoding protein MIS12 homolog, which translates to MEYSKTNLLRINCQGWKKLNGGRRMEGSKGQAVFDSMNLNPQLFINETLNTVEDIVGEAFDFYTLEASNLLKIDDNRSLELAKGIDRVRGMIQSVLEDRLRMWETYCVRYTFAVPEDFVLPESDGQNIQPLPNDQELDAELDSLRRKLHSERNRSVELNSELQALERRSVSNEQSAILVNEVSKLFDESSVNDMFKEMTKVASELRAGINNLKTRRMKAADGATVQNNGNDFWATAPDAKIEELGKFLAELKKM; encoded by the exons ATGGAGTATTCAAAAACAAATCTTTTAAGAATTAATTGTCAGGGTTGGAAGAAACTAAACGGAGGGAGAAGAATGGAAGGCAGCAAAGGGCAAGCGGTGTTCGATTCAATGAACTTGAATCCTCAGCTTTTCATAAATGAAACACTCAACACCGTCGAGGACATTGTCGGCGAGGCTTTTGACTTCTATACACT CGAAGCATCCAATCTCCTCAAAATCGATGATAATAGGTCACTGGAGTTAGCGAAA GGTATTGATCGTGTTCGTGGTATGATTCAATCGGTTCTGGAAGACCGCTTGAGGATGTGGGAAACCTACTGTGTTCGATACACTTTTGCAGTTCCTGAAGATTTTGTGCTGCCTGAGAGT gatGGCCAAAATATCCAACCTTTGCCTAATGACCAAGAGTTGGATGCTGAATTGGATTCCCTAAGGCGTAAGCTTCATTCG GAACGAAACAGGTCTGTTGAGCTTAACTCGGAGCTCCAGGCTTTAGAAAGAAGATCTGTTTCAAATGAACAGTCTGCCATACTCGTTAATGAAGTTTCAAAGCTTTTTGATGAATCATCGGTGAACGATATGTTCAAAG AGATGACAAAAGTTGCATCAGAACTTCGCGCAGGGATCAATAATCTGAAAACAAGAAGAATGAAGGCTGCTGACGGAGCTACAGTACAGAACAATGGAAATGATTTTTGGGCAACGGCTCCCG ATGCAAAGATTGAAGAGCTTGGCAAATTTCTGGCCGAGTTAAAAAAGATGTGA
- the LOC103849213 gene encoding uncharacterized membrane protein C776.05: MANNEEHSEDSNLNGEDSFEAVKQRLKDRSKKVVQTRELLSKQAVQTREILSKQAVKIAKQAEEHERFINKVTHLVGVLGFGGFCFLLGARPQDIPLVYCFFYVIFVPLRWIYYRFKKWHYYLLDFCYYANTIFLVDLLLYPKNEKLFMVCFSFAEGPLAWALIVWRCSLVFSSVDKIVSVLIHLLPGLVFFTIRWWNPETFAAMHPVGTARRVSWPYVDDKPYLFTWLFLIPLVVYTLWQVLYFLIVNVLRRQRLLRDPEVMTSYRELSKKAQKANNKLWQLSGILGDQNRMWMYILFQAIFTVATMALTVPIFLSYRLHVIFQILKISAAVWNGGSFLLEVMPRQVIQKEKKKKTEMQPIEEHLPAQHEPVSPPTQYEAESTTET; the protein is encoded by the exons ATGGCTAATAACGAGGAACACTCGGAAGATTCGAACCTCAATGGAGAAGACTCGTTCGAGGCTGTCAAACAACGTCTCAAGGATCGATCAAAG AAAGTTGTTCAGACGAGAGAGTTATTGTCTAAACAAGCGGTGCAGACGCGCGAGATCTTATCGAAACAGGCCGTTAAGATCGCCAAACAAGCCGAAGAACACGAAAGATTCATCAATAAG GTTACACATCTTGTTGGGGTGCTCGGATTTGGAGGATTTTGTTTCCTACTTGGGGCAA GGCCACAGGACATTCCTCTCGTTTACTGCTTCTTCTATGTCATCTTTGTCCCTCTCCGATGGATATATTACCGGTTTAAGAAGTGGCATTATTATCTTCTG GACTTTTGCTACTACGCCAACACAATCTTCTTGGTTGATCTTCTTCTGTACCCTAAAAATGAAAAGCTTTTCATGGTTTGCTTTTCCTTTGCAGAG GGACCATTGGCATGGGCGCTTATTGTCTGGCGTTGCAGCCTGGTTTTTAGTTCCGTCGATAAGATTGTTAGTGTTCTTATACATCTTTTGCCTG GGCTCGTGTTCTTCACGATTAGGTGGTGGAATCCAGAGACTTTCGCAGCTATGCACCCTGTTGGCACTGCTCGTAGGGTTTCATGGCCTTACGTGGATGATAAGCCTTACCTTTTCACATGGCTGTTTCTCATCCCCTTGGTGGTTTATACTCTTTGGCAAGTGCTTTATTTTCTGATCGTCAATGTCTTGCGGAGGCAGAGACTCCTGAGAGATCCTGAAGTTATGACTTCGTACAG AGAGCTGTCGAAGAAAGCTCAAAAGGCGAACAATAAGTTGTGGCAGCTAAGCGGTATCCTAGGGGATCAGAATCGTATGTGGATGTACATCCTGTTCCAGGCCATCTTCACGGTTGCGACCATGGCATTGACCGTACCTATCTTCTTATCGTATAGACTTCACGTCATCTTTCAGATCCTGAAGATTTCGGCGGCTGTGTGGAACGGAGGTAGCTTTTTACTAGAGGTAATGCCACGACAAGTGATccagaaagagaagaagaaaaaaacagagatgCAGCCTATAGAGGAGCACCTTCCCGCACAACATGAACCGGTCTCACCTCCAACTCAGTATGAAGCAGAATCTACCACTGAAACATGA